A genomic segment from uncultured Marinifilum sp. encodes:
- a CDS encoding DUF350 domain-containing protein: MMSLSEISFIIYDAVVYIAVAFAIFLIGKFVYQMLHPSFKVKEELVKKDNFAFAIAHVGYYVGLLLAIGSAIVGPSNGLIADIIDISVYGLLAIVLLNCSIFISDYLMLRNFSIRKEIIEDQNAGTGIVEGAVSVASGLIIFGAVSGESGGLLFGILTAVVFWAFGQIALILTTRFYNWITPYNLHEHIEKDNVAVGVGFAGAIIAIANLIRFGLAGDFEGWMPSFTEAGFELVVGLILLPVMRLITDKILLPGERLTDEIINQERPNIGAALVEAFAYIGGSVLITWCL, translated from the coding sequence ATGATGTCATTATCAGAAATTTCGTTTATCATTTATGATGCTGTGGTGTATATAGCCGTGGCTTTTGCTATTTTCCTGATTGGGAAATTCGTTTATCAAATGCTTCACCCATCGTTTAAGGTGAAAGAAGAATTGGTTAAGAAAGATAATTTTGCTTTTGCAATTGCTCATGTAGGATACTATGTGGGTTTGTTGCTGGCAATTGGTAGTGCAATAGTTGGTCCGTCGAACGGATTAATTGCCGATATTATTGATATCTCGGTTTATGGCTTGTTAGCAATTGTTCTGCTAAACTGTTCCATATTTATTTCAGATTACCTGATGCTTAGAAATTTTTCAATCCGTAAAGAGATTATAGAAGATCAGAATGCAGGAACTGGAATTGTTGAAGGAGCTGTTTCGGTAGCATCGGGTTTAATAATTTTTGGAGCTGTTTCCGGAGAAAGTGGTGGTTTGCTTTTTGGTATTTTAACAGCAGTTGTATTTTGGGCATTTGGTCAGATTGCTTTGATTTTAACAACGCGTTTTTACAATTGGATTACCCCTTATAATCTTCATGAACACATCGAAAAAGATAATGTGGCTGTTGGTGTTGGTTTTGCGGGAGCTATTATTGCCATAGCAAACCTTATACGGTTTGGATTAGCTGGCGATTTTGAAGGTTGGATGCCAAGCTTTACAGAAGCAGGATTTGAACTTGTGGTTGGTTTAATTCTGTTGCCAGTAATGCGTTTAATTACGGATAAAATTTTACTTCCGGGTGAACGCTTAACCGACGAGATAATTAATCAGGAGCGTCCAAATATTGGAGCTGCTTTGGTCGAGGCTTTCGCTTATATTGGAGGATCGGTATTGATTACTTGGTGCCTTTAG
- a CDS encoding DUF4178 domain-containing protein: protein MGLADFFKRKKQPKYDSTNIRVSDLDIGFVFEYDLESWVVQACYEYDWGDNFFTQEFKIFNGSKTLFLSVEDDDELSLSVSSKIKTRQLGAHVHEDLLNNQKAPASFEYDGRKYFFEKEAPGYFNDVAKGEEWLEFMSWDFEDESGEFIVTIEQWDEKEFEASAGKVIKEFEISNILPK, encoded by the coding sequence ATGGGATTAGCCGATTTTTTTAAAAGAAAAAAACAGCCTAAGTACGATAGCACCAATATCCGGGTAAGCGACCTGGATATTGGTTTTGTTTTTGAATACGATTTGGAGAGTTGGGTGGTACAGGCTTGTTACGAGTACGATTGGGGTGATAATTTTTTTACTCAGGAATTCAAGATATTCAATGGAAGTAAGACCTTGTTTTTATCTGTTGAAGATGATGATGAACTATCACTTTCTGTATCTTCAAAAATAAAAACCCGTCAGCTGGGAGCGCATGTTCACGAAGATTTATTGAACAATCAAAAAGCACCTGCCTCGTTTGAATATGATGGTAGAAAGTACTTTTTCGAAAAAGAAGCACCAGGTTATTTTAACGATGTTGCCAAAGGCGAAGAATGGTTGGAATTTATGTCCTGGGATTTCGAAGATGAAAGTGGGGAATTCATTGTTACCATTGAGCAATGGGATGAGAAAGAATTCGAAGCCTCGGCCGGAAAAGTGATTAAGGAGTTCGAAATATCGAATATACTACCTAAATAA
- a CDS encoding PspA/IM30 family protein, with protein sequence MGIFSRLFNVGKAEAHAAIDKLEDPIKMTEQGIRDLKKDLDKSLQALAEVKALAIRSKRELNEQKSVAKNYEQKAILLLQKAEKGDLEMSEAERLATEALTRKEEATASAARAQEEVARFDTNISQLDANVKKLKSTITRYENELRTLKARARVSSATQKINKQLSGIDSSGTVSMLEKMKDKVAQQEAMAEAYGEISVENRSLDDEIDATLSETNVKASNALEELKAKMKNKE encoded by the coding sequence ATGGGAATTTTTAGTAGACTTTTTAACGTGGGTAAAGCAGAAGCTCACGCCGCTATAGATAAATTGGAAGATCCGATTAAGATGACCGAACAGGGAATCAGAGATCTTAAAAAAGATTTGGATAAAAGCTTACAGGCATTAGCAGAAGTTAAGGCTTTAGCTATTCGCAGTAAGAGAGAATTGAACGAACAAAAATCAGTAGCTAAAAACTATGAGCAGAAAGCAATTTTATTGTTGCAGAAGGCTGAGAAAGGTGACTTGGAGATGTCGGAGGCAGAGCGTTTAGCAACCGAAGCACTTACAAGGAAAGAAGAAGCTACAGCAAGTGCCGCTCGTGCACAGGAAGAAGTTGCAAGATTTGATACCAATATCAGCCAACTTGATGCCAATGTGAAGAAACTGAAATCGACCATTACTCGTTATGAAAATGAGTTGAGAACTTTAAAAGCCCGTGCTCGTGTAAGTTCAGCGACTCAGAAAATTAACAAGCAATTGTCTGGTATCGATAGTTCGGGAACTGTTTCTATGCTTGAGAAAATGAAAGATAAAGTTGCGCAGCAGGAAGCAATGGCCGAAGCTTATGGTGAAATTTCGGTTGAAAATAGAAGTTTAGACGATGAAATAGATGCCACTTTAAGCGAAACCAATGTGAAAGCTTCGAATGCCCTGGAAGAATTAAAGGCAAAAATGAAGAACAAAGAATAA
- a CDS encoding YbjN domain-containing protein: MSTYFNKVKDYLLNLEYNIVQEDKAEELFIVENPDGGIANLVVDCEDPILIIEGLLFELSDENTEIYKSLLMKNREIIHGAFTIDETGKKIIFRDTLQLENLDQNELEATLNSLEMLLSEYSEEIISFSKL, from the coding sequence ATGAGTACATATTTTAACAAGGTAAAAGATTACCTATTGAATTTAGAATACAATATTGTTCAGGAGGATAAAGCGGAAGAACTTTTTATAGTAGAAAATCCAGATGGAGGCATTGCTAATTTGGTAGTAGATTGTGAAGATCCTATCCTAATTATTGAAGGATTACTTTTTGAATTATCTGATGAGAATACTGAAATCTACAAATCTCTGCTAATGAAGAATCGTGAGATTATTCACGGAGCTTTTACCATAGATGAAACTGGAAAGAAAATTATTTTCCGTGATACTCTTCAGTTAGAGAATCTGGATCAGAATGAATTGGAAGCAACATTAAATTCATTAGAAATGTTGTTAAGCGAATATTCTGAGGAGATTATTTCATTTTCTAAATTGTAA
- the sucC gene encoding ADP-forming succinate--CoA ligase subunit beta: protein MKIHEYQAKEILRSFGVPVPESKIAFSVKEAEEAATAIGLPVVVKAQIHAGGRGKGGGVKFAPTAQDVSKYAKDILGMTLVTHQTGPEGKLVKKVLIEAASNIDRELYAGIVFDRASSMVTFMVSTEGGMEIEKVAEETPEKILKVAIDPAVGLQAFQARQMAFALNLTGDAFKNGVKFLMALYKAYMGTDASIFEINPLVVTKEGDVLALDAKANFDDNAMYRHKEITALRDLDEEEPLEIEAGRSGLNYIKLEGNIGCMVNGAGLAMGTMDIIKLTGGEPANFLDVGGGASAETVEKGFRIILSDKNVKAVLINIFGGIVRCDRVAKGVIEAINNIDTKVPIVVRLQGTNAEEGKKLLEESGMNIIAATELRDAAEKVVSTLKTIKA from the coding sequence ATGAAGATTCACGAATATCAAGCAAAAGAAATTTTACGCTCGTTTGGTGTTCCTGTTCCGGAAAGCAAAATTGCATTTTCGGTTAAGGAAGCTGAAGAAGCCGCAACAGCAATTGGCCTGCCTGTAGTTGTAAAAGCACAAATTCATGCAGGTGGTCGCGGTAAAGGCGGAGGTGTTAAATTTGCACCTACAGCACAAGATGTTTCCAAATACGCCAAGGACATTTTAGGAATGACTCTGGTAACACATCAAACCGGACCAGAGGGTAAGCTGGTAAAGAAAGTATTAATCGAAGCAGCCTCGAATATCGATCGTGAACTATACGCGGGTATTGTTTTCGACCGGGCAAGTTCCATGGTTACTTTTATGGTATCAACCGAAGGAGGAATGGAAATTGAGAAAGTTGCAGAAGAAACTCCCGAAAAAATTCTAAAAGTTGCTATCGATCCTGCTGTTGGATTACAAGCATTTCAGGCCAGACAAATGGCATTTGCTCTAAACTTAACTGGAGATGCCTTTAAGAATGGTGTTAAATTTCTAATGGCTCTTTATAAAGCTTATATGGGAACTGATGCTTCCATTTTTGAAATTAACCCTTTGGTTGTAACTAAAGAAGGAGATGTTTTAGCTCTCGATGCCAAAGCCAATTTCGACGACAATGCAATGTATCGTCATAAAGAGATTACTGCTTTGCGCGATTTAGATGAAGAAGAACCTTTAGAAATAGAAGCTGGTAGATCGGGACTAAACTATATTAAACTAGAAGGAAATATTGGTTGTATGGTAAACGGTGCTGGTCTTGCAATGGGAACCATGGATATAATTAAACTCACCGGAGGAGAGCCTGCTAACTTCCTTGATGTGGGAGGAGGAGCTTCGGCCGAAACAGTTGAAAAAGGCTTTCGAATTATCTTATCGGATAAGAATGTAAAAGCAGTTTTAATAAATATTTTCGGGGGAATTGTGCGTTGCGATCGTGTTGCAAAAGGTGTTATTGAAGCAATAAACAATATCGACACTAAAGTACCTATTGTAGTACGTTTACAGGGAACCAATGCCGAAGAAGGAAAAAAACTTCTAGAGGAATCAGGCATGAATATTATTGCAGCAACCGAATTGAGAGATGCTGCCGAAAAAGTTGTATCCACACTTAAAACCATTAAAGCATAA
- the sucD gene encoding succinate--CoA ligase subunit alpha: protein MSVLVNKNTKLVVQGITGSEGAFHTQQMIDYGTNVVAGVTPGKGGQLFMDKIPIHNTMREAVAKTGANASVIFVPPPFAADAIMEAAESGIELVICITEGIPTLDMLKVHEFLKKYPETTLVGPNCPGVITPGEAKIGIMPGFIHKPGNIGIVSRSGTLTYEAVHQLGEAGFGQSTAIGIGGDPIIGTKHIDAVKLLNDDPKTEAIVLIGEIGGSDEETAAEYIAKNVKKPVVAFIAGQTAPPGKRMGHAGAIIAGGKGTAEEKMKALAAAGIHVVSSPADIGKKMKEVMG, encoded by the coding sequence ATGAGTGTACTAGTTAATAAAAATACAAAACTGGTGGTTCAGGGAATTACTGGATCCGAAGGGGCTTTTCATACCCAACAAATGATTGATTACGGAACAAATGTAGTTGCTGGTGTTACTCCAGGTAAGGGCGGACAACTTTTTATGGATAAAATTCCTATTCACAATACCATGCGAGAAGCTGTAGCAAAAACAGGAGCAAATGCCTCTGTAATTTTTGTTCCACCTCCATTTGCTGCCGATGCTATTATGGAAGCTGCCGAATCTGGTATTGAACTGGTAATCTGTATTACCGAGGGTATTCCTACTTTAGATATGCTTAAGGTTCATGAATTTTTAAAGAAATATCCAGAAACTACCTTGGTTGGACCAAACTGTCCTGGTGTTATTACTCCTGGCGAAGCTAAAATTGGTATCATGCCTGGATTTATTCACAAACCCGGAAATATCGGTATTGTTTCCCGTTCGGGCACATTAACCTACGAAGCAGTTCATCAATTAGGAGAAGCTGGATTTGGTCAATCAACAGCTATTGGAATTGGTGGCGACCCTATTATTGGTACCAAGCACATTGATGCAGTTAAACTTTTAAATGATGATCCTAAAACCGAAGCTATTGTTTTAATTGGCGAAATTGGCGGTTCTGATGAAGAAACTGCAGCTGAATATATTGCCAAAAACGTTAAAAAGCCAGTTGTAGCTTTTATTGCCGGACAAACCGCACCTCCAGGTAAAAGAATGGGACATGCTGGAGCAATTATTGCAGGCGGAAAAGGTACTGCTGAAGAAAAAATGAAAGCTTTAGCTGCTGCTGGTATTCACGTAGTAAGTTCTCCTGCCGATATTGGCAAAAAAATGAAAGAAGTTATGGGATAA
- a CDS encoding Fic/DOC family N-terminal domain-containing protein, producing the protein MNKNIRGSFVYQSFKEGYRSVTPSLINRSFEWQDKQINILLESAMLEMGELNAYSKFFPQINLHIPLFVAQEAVASNMIEGSKSTINQAFVPETSRSFKRIYEQKEITNHIEAINWGVKELKQFPLSVRLVKEAHKILCSNLPQKEDFGGKIRPFFDSNDSKFEPGFEYIPPNKHELKILINDGKKFWRNSNLELPQLIKMAISLYQFENILPFLDGNGRTARTLILFEILELKFVQNPIFCLSVFFEKNRLEYYHRLNLIRSRNDIEQWIKFFLTGIKESASYSKEILNKLSKLKNSYNLLIETNMGKKRHQSAKLLLAEFYSCPFLTVNEVKTKLNLSFQSANQLIKEFELTGIIKELVGARRNRVFYLWEYLQLFEL; encoded by the coding sequence TTGAATAAGAATATTCGAGGGAGTTTTGTATACCAAAGTTTTAAAGAAGGATATCGAAGTGTAACACCTTCCTTAATTAATCGTTCTTTTGAATGGCAGGATAAGCAGATAAATATTTTATTAGAATCGGCAATGCTGGAAATGGGAGAGCTAAATGCTTACTCTAAATTTTTTCCGCAAATTAACTTGCATATTCCTTTGTTTGTTGCCCAGGAAGCTGTTGCTTCAAATATGATAGAAGGAAGTAAAAGTACTATTAATCAGGCATTTGTTCCCGAAACTTCAAGAAGTTTTAAACGAATTTACGAGCAAAAAGAAATTACAAATCATATTGAGGCAATTAACTGGGGAGTAAAAGAATTAAAGCAGTTTCCTCTTTCGGTACGATTAGTTAAAGAGGCTCATAAAATATTGTGTTCAAATTTACCTCAAAAAGAAGATTTTGGGGGAAAAATAAGACCTTTCTTCGATTCTAACGATAGTAAATTTGAACCTGGTTTCGAGTATATACCTCCAAATAAGCATGAGCTAAAAATTTTAATTAATGATGGTAAAAAGTTCTGGCGAAATTCTAATCTTGAATTGCCACAACTTATAAAAATGGCCATTTCATTATATCAGTTCGAGAATATACTTCCTTTTTTAGATGGGAATGGACGAACCGCACGTACACTTATATTATTCGAAATTCTTGAGCTTAAATTTGTACAAAATCCAATATTTTGTCTTTCGGTATTTTTTGAGAAAAACCGATTGGAATATTACCATCGATTAAATTTGATACGATCTAGAAACGATATAGAACAATGGATTAAGTTCTTTTTAACTGGTATTAAAGAATCGGCATCATACAGTAAAGAAATATTGAATAAATTAAGTAAGTTAAAAAATAGCTACAATTTGCTTATCGAAACAAATATGGGTAAGAAGCGACACCAGTCTGCTAAATTACTTTTAGCTGAATTTTATTCCTGCCCTTTTTTAACGGTTAATGAGGTAAAAACCAAACTAAACCTTAGTTTTCAATCAGCAAATCAGTTAATAAAAGAATTTGAATTAACAGGAATAATTAAAGAACTAGTTGGCGCGCGCAGAAACAGAGTTTTTTATTTATGGGAATATTTACAGTTGTTCGAACTGTAA
- a CDS encoding OmpP1/FadL family transporter — protein sequence MIKKICLAIAVIAMAYNVKAEGFAVNLQGNKQTGMGHVGTALNFDASSMQWNPGALATLKNKYSFALGTSVTFTSAEYTGIGGKFETDNDHRTPFYFYGSMKVTDKLAVGLGAYTPFGNTMNWGDEWSGRYLIQDISLKAIYIQPTVSYQLADWISVGAGLNIVYGDVDLNRAVPLQNPADGSQLPDGKVNINGNKIQYGYNLGVFLQPTEKLNIGISYRSQVDVELEYSDAKVDFTAPDAFNTFLPDGNVAASLPLPASFNLGLAYQINEKWLVSADVNFINWSEYKSLDFDFETNTPALNDSNSARDWDNTTTWRFGTRYTANEKLDLYAGLYFDKTPTNKMYYSPETPGSDKVGISLGFSYKLTSKLSLDASLLYNEGEKITATEANPTAKAIYGAQGFAGEYKYSAWLPGIGITYNF from the coding sequence ATGATAAAGAAGATTTGTTTAGCAATTGCAGTTATTGCAATGGCATACAATGTAAAAGCAGAAGGTTTCGCTGTAAACCTTCAGGGAAATAAGCAAACAGGTATGGGGCACGTTGGTACTGCATTAAATTTTGATGCAAGTAGCATGCAGTGGAATCCCGGTGCTTTAGCAACACTAAAAAATAAATATAGCTTCGCTTTAGGAACATCAGTTACCTTTACAAGTGCAGAATACACAGGAATTGGCGGTAAATTTGAAACAGATAATGATCACAGAACGCCTTTCTATTTTTATGGATCAATGAAAGTTACTGACAAATTAGCTGTTGGTTTAGGTGCTTACACTCCATTTGGAAATACAATGAATTGGGGAGATGAGTGGTCTGGAAGATATCTAATTCAGGATATCAGCTTAAAAGCAATATATATTCAACCTACTGTATCTTATCAGTTAGCCGATTGGATTAGTGTAGGTGCTGGTTTAAATATCGTTTATGGAGATGTCGACCTAAACAGAGCTGTACCTTTACAAAATCCTGCTGATGGCTCACAGCTCCCTGATGGAAAAGTAAATATCAATGGAAACAAAATCCAATATGGATATAATCTTGGTGTATTTTTACAACCAACAGAAAAATTAAATATTGGTATTTCCTATAGGTCTCAGGTCGATGTTGAACTTGAATATAGTGATGCAAAAGTAGATTTTACAGCACCTGATGCATTCAACACATTTTTACCAGATGGAAATGTAGCAGCTTCATTGCCACTTCCTGCAAGTTTTAACTTAGGTTTGGCCTATCAGATAAATGAAAAATGGTTAGTATCAGCAGATGTAAACTTTATTAACTGGAGCGAATACAAATCATTAGATTTTGATTTCGAAACAAACACCCCTGCACTTAACGATTCTAACAGCGCAAGAGACTGGGATAATACAACAACCTGGCGATTTGGAACCAGATATACAGCTAATGAAAAATTAGATTTATATGCAGGTTTGTATTTTGATAAAACACCTACCAATAAAATGTACTATTCACCTGAAACTCCGGGATCAGATAAAGTTGGTATATCATTGGGCTTTTCTTATAAATTGACTAGTAAGTTAAGTCTTGATGCTTCTCTTTTATACAATGAAGGAGAAAAAATAACAGCTACAGAAGCAAATCCAACAGCCAAAGCCATTTACGGAGCTCAAGGTTTTGCTGGTGAATATAAATACAGCGCTTGGTTGCCAGGAATTGGAATTACATACAATTTCTAA
- a CDS encoding tetratricopeptide repeat protein, with the protein MKQLLFIIITLLFEINICIANTSDNNKETIHPEVQKLITLSTQLRDSSYKKSIEIGRKAISIAKTDGSVRDLALTYKLQGVTYFYQGVFDSSQYYYEKALHEFENVKDSLNIGKVIGNVGVIYRRKGKYTQAIQQYLKAIKIYESLDYEEGIAGAFMNIGGIYHMSGNFDKALKFYIKSNAVFTKLKNNDKLSRNLTNIGVIKFSKNLYNESLKYQLKALELNKKGGMIQQKTIILFNIGQSYEKLKQLEKALDYYNQCEELRLKLNDYWGLGKIFTSKAVIYNKLNKIKLAEEYFLNAEYLNKTNKLSEDLMDTYLFYSKFLEKQNRNKEALDTYKKHTHLKDSLFEIYHDEKLAEITTQYESKQQKKDFQLLEQKAQIQKLEIGEKNALLIILTVVLILGIVAIVVSLRINRLRADHKIMDLRQKVLLTQMNPHFLFNSLTAIQSFILDDKNDDANNYLSRLASLVRSILENSREEYVSLKTELDTLEEYIGLQKLRFENDISYEIDVDENLDQDIVIVPPMLAQPFVENALVHGGLRNNPDAHIKISVSVSDNKKAIHFSISDNGIGIDEAKKQVSQKSHKSLATSIALNRVKIYNFKSSQKMNFEIIDLKNINPSIHGTKVTYSIPLTIND; encoded by the coding sequence ATGAAACAATTACTTTTTATCATAATAACTCTTCTGTTTGAAATAAATATTTGCATAGCAAATACATCCGATAATAATAAAGAAACAATACATCCAGAGGTTCAAAAATTAATAACATTATCAACACAACTAAGAGATTCATCCTATAAAAAAAGTATTGAAATAGGGCGAAAAGCCATTTCTATAGCAAAAACAGATGGGAGTGTTAGAGATCTTGCATTAACTTATAAATTGCAAGGTGTTACCTATTTTTATCAGGGAGTATTCGACTCTTCGCAATATTACTACGAGAAAGCACTTCATGAATTTGAAAATGTTAAGGACTCGCTTAATATAGGAAAGGTAATAGGAAATGTAGGGGTTATTTATCGTCGAAAAGGTAAATATACACAGGCTATTCAACAATACTTAAAAGCCATTAAAATTTACGAATCGTTAGATTACGAAGAAGGAATTGCGGGAGCATTTATGAATATTGGTGGCATTTATCATATGAGTGGTAATTTTGATAAAGCTTTAAAATTTTATATTAAATCGAATGCAGTTTTTACCAAGCTTAAAAACAACGATAAATTATCTCGTAATTTAACTAATATTGGAGTAATTAAATTTTCTAAAAATTTATACAACGAATCTTTAAAATATCAGCTTAAAGCACTCGAATTAAATAAAAAAGGAGGTATGATTCAGCAAAAAACAATCATTCTTTTTAATATTGGTCAATCTTACGAAAAATTAAAACAATTAGAAAAAGCACTTGACTATTACAATCAGTGTGAAGAACTGCGCTTAAAACTAAATGATTATTGGGGCTTAGGGAAAATATTCACATCTAAAGCTGTTATATATAACAAGTTAAATAAAATAAAATTAGCCGAAGAATATTTTCTTAATGCCGAATATTTAAATAAAACCAATAAGCTATCGGAAGATTTGATGGATACTTACTTATTTTATTCAAAATTTCTTGAAAAGCAGAACAGAAATAAAGAAGCATTAGATACTTATAAAAAACATACTCATTTAAAAGATTCATTATTCGAAATTTATCATGACGAAAAACTAGCTGAGATTACAACTCAATATGAATCGAAACAACAAAAGAAAGATTTTCAGCTTCTGGAGCAAAAAGCTCAAATTCAGAAATTAGAAATTGGAGAAAAAAATGCACTACTTATAATTCTTACAGTTGTACTTATATTAGGCATAGTAGCCATAGTTGTTTCGCTTCGCATAAACCGTTTGCGTGCCGATCATAAAATAATGGACTTACGCCAAAAAGTATTGCTCACACAAATGAATCCACACTTTCTGTTTAACTCCTTAACAGCAATTCAAAGCTTTATATTGGATGATAAAAATGATGATGCCAATAATTATTTATCAAGATTAGCTAGTCTTGTTCGATCAATACTTGAGAACTCTCGCGAAGAATATGTTTCCTTAAAAACAGAATTAGATACCCTTGAGGAGTATATTGGATTACAAAAACTACGTTTCGAAAATGATATTTCTTATGAAATAGATGTTGATGAAAATTTAGATCAGGATATTGTAATAGTACCACCTATGCTTGCTCAGCCTTTTGTTGAAAATGCATTAGTTCATGGTGGTTTGCGAAATAATCCTGATGCACATATTAAAATCTCGGTTTCAGTTTCAGACAATAAAAAAGCAATCCATTTTAGTATTAGCGACAATGGAATTGGAATTGATGAAGCTAAAAAACAAGTTTCTCAGAAAAGTCATAAATCATTAGCCACCTCTATTGCCTTAAACAGAGTGAAAATTTACAATTTTAAGTCTTCTCAAAAAATGAATTTTGAAATTATCGATTTAAAAAATATTAATCCTTCAATACATGGAACAAAAGTTACTTACTCTATTCCACTAACTATTAACGACTAA
- a CDS encoding NfeD family protein → MTLEIWHLWLFLTISLFVIEIIILTFTSLCFGAGAFVTGILAYLGCDTSIQITSFLMISIISLLLVKPYLKNNMVSHTALKMNFSDNLIGKEAYVIEKINQSKNIGKVIIGGSAWKAKSLYGEEIRKGAFVRIIKFDQFTVTVKES, encoded by the coding sequence ATGACACTGGAAATTTGGCACTTATGGCTTTTCTTAACCATTAGCTTATTCGTGATCGAAATTATTATTCTAACATTTACCTCACTTTGTTTCGGCGCAGGGGCATTTGTTACAGGAATACTCGCCTATTTGGGTTGTGATACCTCTATTCAAATAACATCATTTTTAATGATTAGCATAATAAGCTTACTATTAGTAAAACCCTATTTAAAAAATAATATGGTAAGCCATACTGCTCTTAAAATGAATTTTTCGGACAATTTAATTGGGAAAGAAGCTTATGTTATAGAGAAAATTAATCAATCTAAAAATATTGGAAAAGTAATTATTGGTGGATCTGCCTGGAAAGCTAAATCCTTATATGGAGAAGAAATTAGGAAAGGTGCATTTGTTAGAATTATAAAATTTGACCAATTTACAGTAACGGTTAAAGAAAGCTAA
- a CDS encoding rhodanese-like domain-containing protein, translating to MTIFSNNDTGLKTSYSAIELMNELQKRDDILLIDIREPNQLAKNGIENAIHIPMEEIQNKIPMLPKDKDIVVFCHLGFRSKQVRNYLRNIGFYNVAHLKGGLYSWNRNLKQMKASEY from the coding sequence ATGACTATATTTTCAAATAATGATACCGGCCTTAAAACAAGTTATTCCGCTATAGAATTAATGAATGAATTACAAAAGCGAGATGATATTTTATTAATTGACATTCGTGAACCTAATCAGTTGGCAAAAAATGGTATCGAAAATGCTATACATATTCCTATGGAAGAAATACAAAATAAGATTCCAATGTTGCCTAAAGATAAGGATATTGTTGTTTTCTGTCATTTAGGATTTAGAAGTAAGCAAGTTCGAAATTACCTTCGTAATATTGGATTTTATAATGTTGCACATTTAAAAGGTGGTTTGTATAGCTGGAATCGTAATTTAAAACAAATGAAAGCATCTGAATATTAA
- a CDS encoding Mut7-C RNAse domain-containing protein, with amino-acid sequence MKKPFTFRFYASLNDFLPEQRKSKSFVQPFKTPICVGDTLVSLGIPFAEIDLILVNGSPVKITDEIKEDDRIAVYPKFENLNISSISRLREIELGETKFILDCHLGKLAKYMRMLGFDTIYKNRMNDDEIIDIAIRENRIILTRDKLLLKSSRIVQGYFVRTIGKHEQLIEVVKKFDLYNEFKSFTRCMCCNSQLTELNNVAIADKVEPNIAKLYDTFYYCSKCDKVYWNGSHFKKMETYILSLL; translated from the coding sequence AGGAAGAGCAAGTCTTTTGTTCAGCCTTTTAAAACTCCTATATGTGTTGGCGATACTCTGGTATCTTTAGGGATACCTTTTGCCGAGATTGATTTAATTTTAGTGAACGGAAGTCCGGTAAAAATTACAGATGAAATTAAAGAAGACGACCGAATTGCTGTTTATCCAAAATTTGAGAATTTGAATATTTCTTCAATATCCCGACTAAGGGAGATCGAATTAGGTGAAACAAAATTTATTCTCGATTGCCATTTGGGAAAGTTGGCCAAGTATATGCGAATGTTGGGTTTCGATACCATTTATAAGAATAGAATGAATGATGATGAAATTATTGATATTGCAATCAGAGAGAATCGAATTATTCTTACACGCGATAAATTACTCTTAAAATCGAGTAGAATAGTACAAGGATATTTTGTTCGTACTATTGGAAAACATGAGCAATTAATTGAAGTTGTAAAAAAGTTTGATTTGTACAATGAATTTAAATCTTTTACACGATGTATGTGTTGTAACAGCCAATTAACAGAGTTGAATAATGTTGCTATAGCAGATAAGGTAGAGCCTAATATTGCAAAACTATACGATACTTTTTACTATTGCTCAAAATGCGATAAAGTGTATTGGAATGGATCGCACTTTAAAAAAATGGAAACTTATATTTTAAGTTTGCTTTAG